Proteins co-encoded in one Epinephelus moara isolate mb chromosome 13, YSFRI_EMoa_1.0, whole genome shotgun sequence genomic window:
- the slc4a1b gene encoding solute carrier family 4 member 1b (Diego blood group) yields MKDQKQQTYWQETGRWAGYEESFDPQSGVWASSSISYLTFKSLIQLRRTMNTGVTIFDCVERTLASIAEKMVTEMVNKKEIRPGDREGVLKALLQNRSQSDDPERQALTDGVDLQKFSVKDRRDDSDSVEATMVLVGALEFLERPTVVFVRLKEAAVLDSALEAPVPIRFVFALIGPNKTDMNYCETGRAMAALMADKVFNQAALKAKSPRELTDAVADFMDCSIVIPPTEIQDETMLSSIISFQKKLLQDRCQSSELAVATESKPRKVSISTGPPPEDPLARTGRPFGGMMKDIRRRYQHYKSDITDALNAQVLAAIIFIYFAALSPAITFGGLLADKVDDMMGVSELLISTSIQGIIFCFVAAQPVLVIGFSGPLLVFEEAFFAFCQSQDIEYIVGRVWVGVWLVIIVVVIVAFEGSFLVRFISRFTQEIFSILISLIFIYETFAKLGRIFKAHPLVLNYDHLNDTLENPWHFRVEEMTVYDNVTGNTTVFINTIKPAYPNTALLSMCLMLGCFFIAYFLRQFKNGTFLPGKIRRLLGDFGVPIAIFLMIVVDYNVNDTYTQKLVVPKGLTVSNPAKRGWLINPFGEHKTFPVWVMCACCVPALLVFILIFLESQITTLIVSKPERKMVKGSGFHFDLLILVGMGGLSAIFGVPWLSAATVRSVTHANALTVMSKGTKPVIEKVIEQRISGIVVALLVGLSILMEPILKLIPMSALFGIFLYMGVTSLNGIQLWDRILLLFIPKKYHPDEPYATKVSTARMHIFTIIQVVCLAVLWIVKSSPASLALPFILILTIPLRMLMTGRVFTELEMKCLDADDAKVTFEEEPGQDVYCETQMPL; encoded by the exons ATGAAGGACCAGAAACAGCAGACCTACTGGCAGGAAACGGGCCGATGGGCGGGCTACGAGGAGAGCTTCGACCCTCAGTCTGGGGTGTGGGCATCCTCCAGCATCTCCTACCTCACCTTCAAGAGCCTCATCCAGCTCCGACGCACCATGAATACAG GTGTGACAATTTTCGACTGCGTGGAGCGAACACTGGCCAGCATCGCAGAGAAGATGGTCACCGAGATGGTTAACAAGAAGGAGATCAGACCTGGGGACCGGGAGGGAGTGCTCAAAGCTCTGCTTCAAAACCGCAG cCAATCAGACGACCCAGAGAGACAAGCCCTAACTGATGGGGTGGACCTGCAGAAGTTTTCAGTCAAAGACAGG AGAGATGACTCTGACAGCGTGGAGGCCACCATGGTGCTAGTGG GAGCGTTGGAGTTTCTGGAAAGGCCCACAGTCGTGTTTGTGCGTCTGAAGGAAGCGGCGGTGCTCGACTCTGCCTTGGAGGCCCCGGTGCCCATACGCTTTGTCTTTGCCCTGATTGGCCCCAACAAGACTGACATGAACTACTGCGAGACTGGCCGTGCTATGGCAGCACTAATGGCAGATAAA GTGTTCAATCAGGCAGCATTAAAGGCAAAGAGCCCCCGCGAGCTGACAGACGCTGTTGCCGACTTCATGGACTGCAGTATCGTCATCCCGCCCACAGAgatccaggacgaaacgatgcTCAGCTCTATTATCAGCTTTCAGAAGAAACTCCTGCAGGACAGGTGCCAGTCCTCTGAGCTCGCTGTCGCCACAGAGTCCAAACCTCGAAAAG TTTCCATCTCTACTGGTCCTCCACCTGAAGACCCCCTGGCCCGTACGGGTCGCCCATTTGGCGGGATGATGAAAGACATAAGGAGACGCTACCAGCACTACAAGAGTGACATAACAGATGCGCTGAACGCCCAGGTCCTTGCTGCTATCATCTTCATCTACTTTGCCGCCCTGTCTCCTGCCATCACCTTCGGAGGACTGCTGG CTGATAAGGTGGACGACATGATGGGTGTTTCAGAGCTCCTCATCTCCACCAGCATTCAGGGTATCATCTTCTGCTTCGTTGCTGCCCAGCCCGTCCTGGTTATTGGTTTCTCTGGTCCGCTGCTCGTGTTTGAGGAAGCCTTCTTTGCC TTCTGCCAGTCCCAGGACATTGAGTACATTGTGGGGAGAGTGTGGGTAGGCGTGTGGCTGGTCATCATTGTGGTGGTCATTGTGGCCTTTGAGGGCAGCTTCCTGGTGCGTTTCATCTCCCGCTTCACCCAGGAAATCTTCTCCATTCTCATCTCCCTCATCTTCATCTATGAAACCTTTGCCAAGCTTGGGAGG ATCTTTAAAGCTCATCCTCTGGTTCTGAATTACGATCATCTGAATGACACTCTGGAGAATCCCTGGCACTTCAGGGTGGAAGAGATGACTGTCTATGACAATGTTACTGGCAACACGACTGTTTTCATCAACACCATCAAGCCAGCTTACCCCAACACAGCCCTGCTCTCCATGTGTCTCATGTTGGGCTGCTTCTTCATTGCTTACTTCCTGCGACAGTTCAAGAACGGCACTTTTCTTCCTGGAAAG ATCAGACGTCTGCTTGGTGACTTCGGTGTGCCTATTGCCATTTTCCTCATGATTGTCGTGGACTACAACGTTAATGATACCTACACTCAG AAACTAGTGGTTCCCAAAGGTCTGACGGTGTCTAACCCAGCCAAAAGAGGCTGGCTCATCAACCCCTTTGGAGAGCACAAGACTTTTCCTGTGTGGGTGATGTGTGCCTGCTGTGTCCCAGCCTTGCTCGTCTTCATTCTGATCTTCCTTGAGTCTCAGATCACAAC TCTGATTGTGAGTAAACCCGAGAGAAAGATGGTCAAAGGCTCTGGGTTCCACTTTGACTTGCTGATTTTAGTCGGCATGGGAGGGCTCAGTGCAATATTTGGTGTGCCGTGGCTCAGTGCTGCCACGGTGCGATCTGTCACCCACGCCAACGCCCTCACTGTAATGAGCAAAGGAACAAAACCTGTGATTGAGAAGGTGATTGAGCAGAGGATCAGTGGCATCGTGGTGGCGTTGTTGGTTG GTCTGTCCATCCTGATGGAGCCGATCCTGAAGCTGATTCCCATGTCAGCCTTGTTTGGGATCTTCCTCTACATGGGAGTTACATCACTCAATGGCATCCAGCTGTGGGATCGTATTCTGCTTCTGTTCATCCCTAAGAAATACCACCCTGATGAACCCTACGCCACCAAA GTGAGCACAGCACGAATGCACATATTCACCATCATCCAGGTGGTGTGCCTGGCAGTTTTGTGGATCGTTAAATCCAGCCCAGCATCCCTTGCACTGCCCTTCATACTCATCCTCACCATCCCTCTACGCATGTTGATGACCGGCCGTGTCTTCACTGAactggaaatgaaatgt TTGGATGCTGACGACGCCAAAGTGACATTTGAGGAGGAGCCGGGGCAGGATGTATACTGTGAAACTCAGATGCCATTGTAA